The Stomoxys calcitrans chromosome 3, idStoCalc2.1, whole genome shotgun sequence genome includes a region encoding these proteins:
- the LOC106081185 gene encoding E3 ubiquitin-protein ligase lubel isoform X2, whose protein sequence is MALQANNRNLLMRNERTMPAWVTEQSGRIGPKPPPLPPGATENGHASPQKQPALPPKNSAPPEPDYEVIEFSNQQYSNAPLRPSSASSGSKTPDTKLKCTLCGSGNPWVMCEECSKQIFCASCDDMFHKHPKRKTHQRKALEQSIPPLPPKLVPGQPGPTPPVAPPRRNKRGFMTPLMQRKDQVNSSAGGHFGAVPPSPTPSMRNSSWHDRVGSLKRGLSMSILNRPLPETPKTPTTPSESSRCTTPKSAFDNIQRPPSVVLEKIKNKASATLDRMQLLQQRYRQQKEQMERERSGSINDQNPWRIYGQPWMRTFRPPPVR, encoded by the exons ATGGCCTTACAAGCAAATAATAGAAATCTATTAATGCGCAATGAACGCACCATGCCAGCCTGGGTG ACAGAGCAAAGTGGTCGAATAGGGCCCAAACCGCCACCACTGCCACCAGGGGCCACGGAAAATGGTCATGCCTCACCTCAAAAGCAGCCAGCATTGCCGCCCAAAAATTCAGCCCCACCAGAGCCGGATTATGAAGTGATTGAGTTCTCTAATCAGCAATACTCCAATGCCCCCTTAAGGCCTTCCTCGGCCAGTTCGGGTTCCAAGACACCAG ATACCAAGCTCAAGTGCACTCTTTGTGGTTCCGGCAATCCTTGGGTCATGTGCGAGGAATGCtcaaagcaaatcttttgtgCCTCTTGCGATGACATGTTCCACAAGCATCCCAAACGCAAAACACATCAAAGAAAG GCTTTGGAGCAAAGCATTCCCCCTTTACCACCCAAACTAGTGCCCGGCCAACCTGGTCCCACACCGCCAGTGGCCCCTCCACGACGCAATAAACGTGGTTTCATGACTCCGCTCATGCAGCGCAAGGATCAG GTGAATTCATCAGCTGGGGGTCATTTTGGGGCGGTGCCCCCTTCGCCCACACCTTCCATGAGAAATAGCTCTTGGCATGATCGTGTGGGCTCCTTGAAAAGGGGTCTGAGTATGAGTATTCTCAATCGCCCACTGCCGGAGACACCCAAGACACCCACCACTCCCAGTGAGTCTTCACGTTGTACAACTCCCAAGTCGGCCTTTGACAATATACAGCGGCCACCCTCAGTGGTCTTGGAAAAGATCAAGAATAAGGCAAGCGCCACTCTGGATCGCATGCAGTTACTGCAACAACGTTATCGCCAGCAGAAAGAGCAAATGGAAAGAGAGCGCAGTGGATCCATTAATGATCAG AATCCTTGGAGGATATATGGGCAACCTTGGATGAGAACATTCAGACCACCGCCAGTGAGGTAA
- the LOC106081185 gene encoding E3 ubiquitin-protein ligase lubel isoform X1 produces the protein MALQANNRNLLMRNERTMPAWVTEQSGRIGPKPPPLPPGATENGHASPQKQPALPPKNSAPPEPDYEVIEFSNQQYSNAPLRPSSASSGSKTPDTKLKCTLCGSGNPWVMCEECSKQIFCASCDDMFHKHPKRKTHQRKALEQSIPPLPPKLVPGQPGPTPPVAPPRRNKRGFMTPLMQRKDQVNSSAGGHFGAVPPSPTPSMRNSSWHDRVGSLKRGLSMSILNRPLPETPKTPTTPSESSRCTTPKSAFDNIQRPPSVVLEKIKNKASATLDRMQLLQQRYRQQKEQMERERSGSINDQNLTAFDQWSSISPSPSHFRSGSMSSGINSSHLDLTDDSSFNLFHQRQMALQHHKAAAQRANQLGQRGMSSSVFNLNQPNRKPPPMNNGWMQNPMQQAQSMAQLNCSNCGPSPQNPWGAPQHMHMTHDPWSNQLSSQQQLNRSNLSLNVGPGYMMPHQHHNGMYPPPVFMTQRGVMGQMYPQGYMGGMPVMNPGLAGMPPSVSRAASRAGSRMGSPALSRKSVTLRRKQRSSYRDDEGTDDEDSDEDDRRSMVSNRSAMSRSRQRRMSSASQIQMDEDVADSSSQQRSRVRSQRRDSIAKSVHNDWAPGRKPSTNNRSVDSGFNSPRKPSRIYSDLDSEGSGTRALVQAKIEQKLKEESMKQQKQGKSKQKQEKPEKPKQTTSVQTAAAAASKTKAAKQQVEKVVEKEKTPTASESEEEEEEEMQQEQKQEEKKVPQQPEEESLEESEAEETKDQETQPQQNGHATPEHEAGATEDEDAVLLGPPPSTPDQEWECEFCTFVNEPNTKICIICCKTPSKPPKLVGKAVSPPPKQEKPADKGSESGTTKKETPSVKGTSKTTKKTQSSASTSLNVSSTSSSNVVVVDSSENSETPQSTTKTLKKKESLEDIWATLDENIQTTASEVTRKAETTTTQKSAPTKVSTGCGTSTKSPSVERPQEEPINKTQAREIGTSPPPPQTISTQTYEPLPLRKSETKEESPLPNGTRAPPNHDSLQPHNFPPTNKIQDLKSFETEVLQNIHNISHIPSPYQYQPLPQQHNHHHQQSYYAPQDRHQRYRSNNDLRMDDAMSLDYDSYNGMGGMGGMGRRHPSISELLLLQRTSSQMHSPLTGSSYDLSYRHNGMDNHKESDLYKYTTEELNAALKYCGPDMHPLVWLRDNWPKLIQTVQSLATKYGQERAENTIGTISQMEAREALRLHTGNIWQAVSECIEQRQRKYREISSRGNFSREDVVTALTTHQGNVEAALLDLGRTQLKPFLMRIWGSPGGVENESGAIMLPPASPQSPLNEPYAMDKAL, from the exons ATGGCCTTACAAGCAAATAATAGAAATCTATTAATGCGCAATGAACGCACCATGCCAGCCTGGGTG ACAGAGCAAAGTGGTCGAATAGGGCCCAAACCGCCACCACTGCCACCAGGGGCCACGGAAAATGGTCATGCCTCACCTCAAAAGCAGCCAGCATTGCCGCCCAAAAATTCAGCCCCACCAGAGCCGGATTATGAAGTGATTGAGTTCTCTAATCAGCAATACTCCAATGCCCCCTTAAGGCCTTCCTCGGCCAGTTCGGGTTCCAAGACACCAG ATACCAAGCTCAAGTGCACTCTTTGTGGTTCCGGCAATCCTTGGGTCATGTGCGAGGAATGCtcaaagcaaatcttttgtgCCTCTTGCGATGACATGTTCCACAAGCATCCCAAACGCAAAACACATCAAAGAAAG GCTTTGGAGCAAAGCATTCCCCCTTTACCACCCAAACTAGTGCCCGGCCAACCTGGTCCCACACCGCCAGTGGCCCCTCCACGACGCAATAAACGTGGTTTCATGACTCCGCTCATGCAGCGCAAGGATCAG GTGAATTCATCAGCTGGGGGTCATTTTGGGGCGGTGCCCCCTTCGCCCACACCTTCCATGAGAAATAGCTCTTGGCATGATCGTGTGGGCTCCTTGAAAAGGGGTCTGAGTATGAGTATTCTCAATCGCCCACTGCCGGAGACACCCAAGACACCCACCACTCCCAGTGAGTCTTCACGTTGTACAACTCCCAAGTCGGCCTTTGACAATATACAGCGGCCACCCTCAGTGGTCTTGGAAAAGATCAAGAATAAGGCAAGCGCCACTCTGGATCGCATGCAGTTACTGCAACAACGTTATCGCCAGCAGAAAGAGCAAATGGAAAGAGAGCGCAGTGGATCCATTAATGATCAG AATCTCACCGCATTTGATCAGTGGTCAAGCATTTCACCATCGCCCTCACATTTTCGTTCTGGCAGCATGTCATCTGGTATCAACTCATCCCATCTAGATCTAACGGACGATTCAAGTTTCAATTTGTTCCATCAGCGCCAAATGGCCTTGCAGCATCACAAGGCAGCCGCCCAAAGGGCCAATCAATTGGGTCAGCGCGGCATGTCCTCCTCGGTCTTCAATTTGAATCAGCCGAATCGCAAGCCACCGCCAATGAACAATGGATGGATGCAGAATCCCATGCAACAG GCTCAGTCTATGGCCCAATTGAATTGTTCCAATTGCGGCCCATCTCCACAAAACCCTTGGGGAGCTCCTCAACACATGCATATGACTCATGATCCCTGGAGCAACCAGTTAAGCTCACAGCAACAATTGAATCGCTCCAATCTATCCTTGAATGTGGGTCCCGGTTACATGATGCCCCACCAGCACCACAATGGTATGTATCCTCCGCCGGTGTTTATGACGCAGCGTGGAGTTATGGGTCAAATGTATCCCCAAGGCTATATGGGAGGTATGCCTGTTATGAATCCAG GCTTGGCTGGTATGCCTCCTTCTGTCTCAAGAGCAGCTTCCCGCGCCGGTTCACGCATGGGTTCGCCCGCTTTAAGCCGCAAATCAGTGACACTTAGAAGAAAACAACGCTCCAGCTATCGCGATGATGAGGGCACCGATGACGAAGACTCCGATGAGGATGATCGACGTTCCATGGTCTCAAATCGTTCGGCCATGTCCAGAAGCCGCCAACGGCGTATGTCTAGTGCCTCACAAATACAAATGGATGAAGATGTGGCCGATAGTTCGAGCCAGCAAAGGTCACGTGTGCGCAGCCAACGCCGGGATTCCATAGCCAAGTCGGTGCACAATGATTGGGCGCCTGGCAGAAAACCTTCCACCAACAATCGTTCGGTGGACTCCGGCTTCAATAGTCCCAGAAAGCCCTCAcgcatatattccgatctggatTCAGAGGGTTCGGGCACCAGAGCTTTGGTTCAAGCCAAAATAGAGCAAAAGCTGAAGGAAGAGTCCATGAAGCAACAAAAACAAGgcaaaagcaaacaaaagcAGGAGAAGCCAGAAAAACCCAAGCAAACTACATCAGTGcagacagcagcagcagcagcaagtaAAACGAAAGCGGCAAAACAGCAAGTTGAGAAGGTGGTGGAAAAGGAAAAAACTCCTACAGCCAGTGAATCCGAAGAggaggaagaagaagagatgCAGCAAGAGCAGAAGCAAGAAGAAAAGAAAGTCCCTCAACAGCCGGAGGAAGAAAGCCTGGAGGAAAGTGAAGCTGAAGAAACCAAAGATCAAGAAACCCAACCCCAACAAAATGGCCATGCCACTCCGGAGCATGAGGCAGGAGCCACCGAAGATGAAGATGCTGTTCTATTGGGCCCACCACCCTCTACTCCCGATCAGGAATGGGAATGTGAATTTTGTACCTTTGTCAATGAGCCCAATACCAAAATCTGCATCATCTGCTGTAAGACACCCAGCAAACCCCCCAAACTTGTGGGCAAAGCAGTCTCACCACCACCTAAACAAGAGAAGCCTGCTGACAAGGGCAGTGAAAGTGGTACGACCAAGAAAGAAACTCCCAGTGTTAAAGGAACCTCCAAGACCACTAAAAAGACACAATCATCAGCATCGACATCCCTAAATGTTTCATCCACTTCATCttccaatgttgttgttgttgactcATCTGAAAACTCAGAGACCCCACAAAGCACCACAAAGACACTCAAAAAGAAAG AATCCTTGGAGGATATATGGGCAACCTTGGATGAGAACATTCAGACCACCGCCAGTGAGGTAACACGCAAGGCTGAGACAACAACGACGCAGAAGTCAGCCCCAACCAAGGTTTCCACTGGCTGTGGTACCTCCACAAAGTCCCCCAGTGTGGAACGTCCGCAAGAAGAGCCTATCAACAAAACTCAGGCCCGAGAAATTGGCActtcgccaccaccaccacaaacAATTTCCACACAA ACCTATGAGCCCTTGCCCTTAAGAAAATCTGAGACAAAGGAAGAATCTCCCTTGCCAAATGGGACAAGAGCCCCACCTAATCATGACTCCTTGCAG CCCCACAATTTCCCTCCAACCAACAAAATTCAAGATTTGAAATCCTTTGAAACGGAAGTCCTTCAGAACATTCATAATATCTCCCACATACCTTCGCCCTATCAATATCAGCCGTTGCCCCAGCAGCACAATCATCATCACCAACAATCGTACTATGCCCCCCAAGATCGTCATCAGCGGTATCGCAGTAACAACGATTTGCGCATGGATGATGCCATGTCCTTGGATTATGATTCCTACAATGGAATGGGCGGCATGGGTGGCATGGGTAGACGCCATCCTTCCATAAGTGAACTTTTGCTGCTACAAAGA ACGTCATCTCAAATGCATTCCCCCCTGACTGGCAGTAGCTATGATCTCTCATACCGTCACAATGGCATGGATAATCACAAA GAATCCGATCTCTACAAATACACCACAGAGGAGTTGAATGCAGCCTTAAAGTACTGTGGACCCGACATGCATCCCTTGGTATGGTTGCGTGACAACTGGCCCAAGCTCATACAAACAGTGCAAAGTTTGGCCACCAAATATGGCCAGGAAAGGGCCGAGAACACCATAGGCACCATATCCCAAATGGAAGCCCGCGAAGCCTTGCGTCTGCACACCGGCAACATTTGGCAAGCCGTCTCCGAGTGCATAGAACAAAGGCAACGCAAGTATAGAGAAATTTCCAGCAGAGGCAATTTCTCGCGCGAGGATGTGGTCACCGCCTTGACCACGCATCAAGGCAATGTGGAAGCGGCTCTGCTCGATTTGGGCCGCACCCAATTGAAGCCCTTTCTCATGCGCATTTGGGGTTCGCCGGGAGGTGTAGAAAACGAAAGCGGAGCCATCATGTTGCCACCTGCCTCACCGCAATCACCGCTTAACGAGCCATATGCCATGGATAAAG CTCTTTAA
- the LOC131994006 gene encoding E3 ubiquitin-protein ligase lubel-like: MQIPNASAAFTPTTTTMTNNQTPSPFDLPASMPPNTYDLSHTPLPDNSSNYSADSNKDFGASPLPIDDSILTNKHVLKDLEALIGTMEQNQQKQSEHVLRSIKDMIHNLRQDKSDMEDYDMESMRILTKSPITTQKYKQTGDKNAEGEADVKNFVWQHIQEIVPNLVQQVEMELLEDSRSQKENSNENQEEVLEESNEEAVPLPPPPPPVDQDEFLMEEVIKPNLKNASIREELPPQYLYTAEIAPFQLAFDKALHRDHRPEIIFDTLRSAIRQVFKMFKAPEAPAPAPAAEPKPLENTTTSTMEWPEPPLPTVPAAQQTREMSTDIELQIPLPAVPSVAKLPTQTSPKVVNNSTTTTTADQPLVVLGQTVNLPETSGYNTSSPQNQSPELLQHTATAVSSTPEPHKTETQDTQTATGVASSAVRPVEQPTEIPSAVLPEKDNTSQDTNVVTGSTMPENTQYQIIQEVETNATIIPTGMTLENTSEQTPKDTEKVAKEGSVVDETPSVANSGAPTLETKEEQENISQEPKAATQTPNAKSTLEISEEVQTTNSAEIKSESAEIQDKTSNQTTNEIPLSSDIQEVQLPSSPKDMVTPTTEPQSTALASQETVESSEEAPPANSVQSSSTESQQTNVLPLSTSQSSEIPTINVEAETQVQTSTNKKPLTAGNQKKTSKIPVRRTISNNSLILNSPKNTQPQELPIPSPTNDEASFRSLTPDGTDLAVDDVEDSEEEELYSLQSDESDIDSRADDMVSPTDTESRLYDLQSPTSTNEMFLMIHNGMESGMEESTIVPSTSSSTIHSAISFVSGLKSPTEFIPSGDPSKQNLSELVKDTQRLIQQMRDEIQIEEFESSTDEDDYTDDYYDDYDDEELGEEEEYYEEGGDEEQGVEDDEGEWEDDIEEGDEYAEVIGDMTEEDVNDDQQDQRPQSTDQTSEPGHREEHNTSVLSYTSESSTHSQSQTSEHFVDKSINPLEESNQNLTINSNLPENTASYVETERSETEMPVEIVVASVDSKESPTAAYVETENALPELPVETVLEENLPTPTAITESAVSSASVIIESLPLTIANEMESENSLPELPAEIVLSPVTQTLPLHTENTIPELPVEAVLQSTEKIVDTPSSQTVINQTTNDSSTSISASSLPTPSIKDHEIPSTSNNVPSSLAPKEETIPNKVPQESNLDENKASTSKQATKQSKTTASKKKASEEGKTTTKKAAAASKIPKPKDNQKEQKPKAKETQKEQKLKEPAEAPKPKEAAATPREALAPKKKLPTRSKSFSGPPTPIGITSVKTITQRFQTVQKSSNTQAAKPPTTIARKPSITEAINKLTKPSTSSQLPTTSSLFRARTQPRIPKKKYHETCFSDDDYETTSSEEEPEPLEIRQRKMSVPVFRAYPSLQEPEDVKTEELVNKFVKEELVNTFAEAQIAAALISMKFPQDVSLWAAKECSDLDHAVALLKQDCELCSGTYALNEIVSMLKCTHKCCKQCAKTYFTVQITERSINDCNCPFCKMPELHNQTEYEDDNLEYFSNLDIFLKSIVEPDVHELFQRKLRDRTLLKDPNFKWCVQCSSGFFARPKQKRLICPDCGSVTCAFCRKTWQKEHEGISCEKFLEWEKSNDPDVPDIGVQQHLEQNGIDCPKCKFRYSLARGGCMHFTCTQCKFEFCYGCAKPFMMGAKCTISPYCAKLGLHAHHPRNCLFYLRDKLPVQLQILLKNNGIAYDVDAVETNDENEPSTSGSAQKLPALCPIPIQKETPNGLVDTKCKNDVPEKHAGMCRTHYVEYLTAKVAKANIDPLPIFDLTDCVQELRRRGIPLPDRGPWDTDEIYKTMCAEVIQKHIPLDIN, from the exons ATGCAAATCCCCAATGCGAGTGCAGCTTTTActcccaccaccaccaccatgacCAACAATCAGACACCTTCACCCTTCGATTTGCCAGCATCAATGCCCCCCAACACCTATGACCTTAGCCACACCCCCTTGCCAGATAACTCCTCCAACTACAGTGCCGATAGCAACAAGGACTTTGGGGCCAGTCCTCTGCCCATAGACGATTCGATTTTGACCAACAAACATGTGCTGAAAGATCTTGAGGCCCTCATCGGTACCATGGAACAGAATCAGCAGAAGCAGAGTGAACATGTTTTGCGCTCCATCAAGGACATGATACACAACCTAAGGCAAGACAAGTCCGATATGGAGGATTATGATATGGAATCCATGCGCATACTAACCAAGAGTCCCATTACCACTCAGAAATACAAGCAGACTGGGGACAAAAATGCTGAAGGTGAAGCTGATGTTAAGAATTTTGTGTGGCAGCATATTCAGGAGATTGTGCCCAATTTAGTGCAACAAGTGGAAATGGAGCTATTGGAAGACTCCCGAAGCCAGAAGGAAAACTCGAATGAAAATCAAGAAGAAGTGCTGGAGGAATCGAACGAGGAAGCTGTGCCCTTGCCACCACCTCCACCACCCGTGGACCAGGATGAGTTCCTAATGGAGGAGGTTATaaagccaaatttaaaaaatgcttCCATCAGAGAGGAACTTCCACCTCAATATTTGTATACCGCCGAAATAGCCCCCTTCCAGTTGGCCTTTGACAAAGCTTTGCATAGGGATCATAGGCCAGAGATTATATTTGACACCTTGAGGTCGGCAATCAGGCAAGTCTTTAAAATGTTCAAGGCCCCCGAGGCACCAGCGCCAGCACCAGCTGCAGAGCCAAAGCCCTTGGAGAATAcgacgacttctactatggaatGGCCAGAACCTCCTCTGCCAACGGTGCCTGCAGCCCAACAGACTCGGGAAATGTCCACAGACATAGAGTTGCAAATTCCTTTGCCCGCAGTGCCCAGCGTTGCCAAACTTCCAACGCAAACAAGTCCTAAGGTAGTAAACAATTCTACTACAACAACTACTGCTGATCAACCTTTGGTAGTGTTAGGACAAACTGTAAACCTCCCTGAGACTTCAGGGTATAATACGAGCTCTCCCCAAAATCAATCCCCAGAATTATTGCAACATACAGCCACTGCAGTTTCGAGTACACCTGAACCACATAAAACTGAAACTCAGGATACTCAAACTGCCACAGGAGTTGCCTCTTCTGCTGTTAGGCCAGTAGAGCAACCCACAGAAATCCCCTCAGCAGTCTTGCCAGAGAAAGACAATACCTCGCAAGATACGAATGTTGTAACAGGATCCACAATGCCAGAGAACACACAATACCAAATCATTCAAGAAGTGGAAACTAATGCCACCATAATCCCCACAGGTATGACATTGGAAAATACAAGTGAACAGACCCCCAAGGATACAGAAAAAGTAGCCAAGGAAGGGTCAGTTGTTGATGAAACTCCATCGGTGGCCAACTCTGGCGCACCTACTTTAGAAACCAAGGAGGAGCAGGAAAATATTAGCCAGGAACCCAAGGCAGCAACACAAACGCCAAATGCAAAATCAACTTTGGAAATCAGCGAAGAGGTTCAAACTACAAACTCCGCAGAAATCAAGTCTGAATCAGCTGAGATACAAGACAAAACTTCAAACCAGACTACGAATGAAATACCGTTATCTTCAGACATCCAAGAGGTACAGCTTCCTTCAAGCCCCAAAGATATGGTAACACCTACAACAGAACCCCAGTCTACTGCATTAGCCAGCCAAGAAACAGTTGAGAGTTCCGAAGAAGCTCCCCCCGCCAATTCGGTCCAGTCTTCTTCCACCGAATCCCAACAAACCAATGTTCTCCCCCTATCAACAAGTCAATCTTCAGAAATACCCACAATTAATGTGGAAGCTGAAACCCAAGTGCAAACCTCTACAAATAAAAAACCCTTGACTGCTGGTAATCAAAAGAAGACCTCGAAAATTCCCGTACGCAGAACCATAAGCAATAACAGCTTGATCTTGAATTCCCCAAAGAACACACAGCCACAAGAACTTCCCATTCCTTCTCCTACCAACGATGAGGCCAGCTTTAGGTCTCTTACTCCCGATGGCACTGATCTTGCCGTGGATGATGTGGAGGACTCTGAAGAGGAAGAGCTTTACAGCTTACAAAGTGATGAATCGGATATTGATTCTCGGGCCGATGATATGGTTTCACCCACTGACACTGAGTCCCGTCTATATGATCTCCAATCGCCAACCAGCACCAACGAGATGTTCTTAATGATCCACAATGGCATGGAAAGTGGCATGGAGGAAAGCACCATAGTACCATCCACAAGCAGTTCCACAATTCACTCTGCCATTAGCTTTGTCTCCGGCCTAAAGTCTCCCACTGAATTTATACCCTCTGGGGATCCCAGCAAGCAAAATCTCTCGGAATTGGTCAAGGACACCCAAAGACTGATCCAGCAAATGCGAGATGAAATACAGATTGAAGAATTCGAATCCTCCACAGATGAAGATGACTATACCGATGACTACTACGATGACTATGATGATGAAGAACTGGGAGAAGAAGAAGAGTACTATGAAGAAGGCGGTGATGAGGAGCAGGGTGTTGAAGACGATGAAGGAGAATGGGAAGATGACATTGAAGAGGGAGATGAATATGCGGAAGTCATAGGTGATATGACAGAGGAAGATGTGAACGATGATCAGCAGGATCAACGACCTCAAAGTACTGATCAAACTTCTGAACCTGGTCACAGAGAAGAACACAACACTTCTGTACTCTCGTATACATCTGAATCATCTACACACTCACAGTCCCAAACATCTGAACATTTTGTAGATAAAAGCATCAATCCTCTCGAAGAATCTAATCAAAATCTAACGATTAATTCTAATCTTCCTGAAAACACAGCGTCTTATGTAGAAACTGAGAGAAGTGAAACGGAAATGCCAGTGGAGATTGTAGTTGCTTCAGTAGACTCCAAGGAAAGTCCTACAGCCGCTTATGTGGAGACAGAAAATGCCTTGCCCGAGCTTCCAGTTGAAACGGTGCTGGAAGAAAACCTGCCAACGCCAACAGCAATAACAGAAAGTGCAGTATCCTCTGCGTCCGTCATCATAGAATCTCTACCCCTGACCATAGCAAATGAAATGGAAAGTGAAAACTCCTTGCCAGAGTTGCCAGCAGAAATTGTGCTTTCGCCTGTGACACAAACTCTGCCCCTGCACACCGAAAACACCATACCCGAATTACCTGTGGAGGCGGTACTGCAGAGCACTGAGAAAATCGTAGATACCCCAAGTTCCCAGACTGTTATTAACCAAACTACTAATGATTCATCCACATCCATATCAGCATCGTCATTGCCAACTCCATCCATTAAGGATCATGAAATACCATCGACTTCAAATAATGTGCCGTCCTCATTGGCACCCAAAGAGGAAACGATTCCTAACAAAGTACCACAAGAATCAAATCTGGATGAGAATAAGGCTTCAACAAGTAAACAGGCCACCAAACAATCAAAGACCACAGCCTCGAAAAAGAAAGCCAGCGAAGAAGGCAAGACTACAACTAAAAAGGCTGCGGCAGCCAGTAAAATCCCCAAACCCAAAGACAACCAAAAGGAGCAAAAGCCCAAAGCCAAAGAAACTCAAAAAGAGCAAAAGCTAAAAGAGCCAGCAGAAGCTCCTAAGCCTAAGGAGGCAGCCGCCACACCCAGAGAAGCACTTGCTCCAAAAAAGAAGTTACCCACTCGTTCCAAGTCTTTCTCTGGACCACCCACCCCCATTGGCATTACCTCGGTAAAGACCATAACTCAACGATTCCAGACTGTGCAGAAATCCTCTAATACACAAGCAGCCAAACCACCCACCACAATCGCCCGAAAGCCCTCCATTACCGAAGCCATCAATAAATTGACTAAACCCTCCACCAGCTCTCAATTACCAACTACCAGTTCTCTCTTCCGAGCCAGAACTCAACCTCGTATACCAAAGAAGAAGTACCATGAGACCTGCTTCTCGGACGATGACTATGAGACCACATCAAGTGAGGAGGAGCCCGAGCCATTGGAGATAAGGCAACGCAAGATGAGCGTACCTGTATTCAGAGCTTATCCCAGCCTGCAAGAGCCTGAAGATGTTAAAACCGAG GAACTGGTGAATAAGTTTGTGAAGGAGGAGTTAGTCAACACCTTTGCCGAAGCTCAAATAGCTGCTGCTCTCATCTCTATGAAGTTTCCACAGGATGTGTCTTTGTGGGCCGCCAAGGAATGCAGTGATCTGGATCATGCTGTGGCCTTGCTCAAACAAGATTGTGAACTCTGCAGTGGCACATATGCTCTCAACGAAATCGTATCCATGCTTAAGTGTACCCACAAGTGTTGTAAACAGTGTGCCAAAACCTATTTCACCGTACAG ATAACCGAACGCAGTATTAACGATTGCAATTGTCCCTTCTGCAAAATGCCCGAATTGCACAATCAAACCGAATATGAAGATGATAACCTTGAGTATTTCtccaatttggatatatttttaaagagcATTGTGGAGCCCGATGTCCATGAGCTGTTCCAGCGCAAGCTGAGAGATCGCACTCTGCTCAAAGATCCCAATTTTAAGTGGTGTGTACAATGCTCCTCGGGATTCTTTGCAAGACCCAAACAGAAGCGTTTAATATGTCCGGACTGTGGTTCTGTGACCTGTGCCTTCTGTCGCAAAACG TGGCAAAAAGAACATGAAGGCATATCCTGTGAGAAATTCTTGGAATGGGAGAAAAGCAATGACCCCGATGTGCCCGACATAGGTGTACAGCAGCATTTAGAACAGAATGGCATTGACTGCCCTAAATGTAAATTCCGATACTCATTGGCCAG AGGAGGTTGCATGCATTTCACCTGCACTCAATGCAAATTTGAGTTCTGCTATGGCTGTGCCAAGCCCTTCATGATGGGTGCCAAATGCACCATATCGCCCTACTGTGCCAAGCTGGGTCTTCACGCCCATCATCCACGCAACTGTCTTTTCTATTTGCGCGACAAGCTGCCTGTTCAACTGCAGATACTGCTCAAAAACAATGGCATCGCTTACGATGTGGATGCCGTCGAGACCAACGATGAAAACGAGCCGAGCACCTCCGGCAGCGCACAAAAACTACCCGCCCTATGTCCCATTCCCATACAAAAAGAGACTCCCAATGGCCTGGTCGATACCAAATGCAAAAATGATGTGCCCGAAAAGCACGCTGGCATGTGCAG GACCCATTATGTAGAGTATTTGACTGCCAAGGTGGCCAAGGCCAATATCGATCCTTTGCCCATTTTCGATTTGACTGATTGTGTCCAAGAACTGCGCAGGCGTGGCATTCCTTTGCCCGATCGTGGTCCTTGGGATACCGATGAGATCTACAAGACCATGTGTGCGGAG GTGATTCAAAAACATATACCCCTGGATATTAATTAA
- the LOC106081185 gene encoding E3 ubiquitin-protein ligase lubel isoform X3, whose product MALQANNRNLLMRNERTMPAWVTEQSGRIGPKPPPLPPGATENGHASPQKQPALPPKNSAPPEPDYEVIEFSNQQYSNAPLRPSSASSGSKTPDTKLKCTLCGSGNPWVMCEECSKQIFCASCDDMFHKHPKRKTHQRKALEQSIPPLPPKLVPGQPGPTPPVAPPRRNKRGFMTPLMQRKDQVRFCTIF is encoded by the exons ATGGCCTTACAAGCAAATAATAGAAATCTATTAATGCGCAATGAACGCACCATGCCAGCCTGGGTG ACAGAGCAAAGTGGTCGAATAGGGCCCAAACCGCCACCACTGCCACCAGGGGCCACGGAAAATGGTCATGCCTCACCTCAAAAGCAGCCAGCATTGCCGCCCAAAAATTCAGCCCCACCAGAGCCGGATTATGAAGTGATTGAGTTCTCTAATCAGCAATACTCCAATGCCCCCTTAAGGCCTTCCTCGGCCAGTTCGGGTTCCAAGACACCAG ATACCAAGCTCAAGTGCACTCTTTGTGGTTCCGGCAATCCTTGGGTCATGTGCGAGGAATGCtcaaagcaaatcttttgtgCCTCTTGCGATGACATGTTCCACAAGCATCCCAAACGCAAAACACATCAAAGAAAG GCTTTGGAGCAAAGCATTCCCCCTTTACCACCCAAACTAGTGCCCGGCCAACCTGGTCCCACACCGCCAGTGGCCCCTCCACGACGCAATAAACGTGGTTTCATGACTCCGCTCATGCAGCGCAAGGATCAGGTACGCTTCTGCACGATTTTCTAA